Proteins found in one Planctomycetia bacterium genomic segment:
- the phnP gene encoding hydrolase → MRDAADKAGTAGTTGGAAATPVWTRGRDITGRLVFLGTGTSVGVPVVGCGCGVCTSADPRDKRTRTSVAVGLPAGHLLIDTTPDLRGQLLRESIARIDAILYTHDHVDHVYGLDDVRPICYAAGRPVPVFCEERVETRIRRAFDYAFEPVPAAGGGVPKLTFERISTAPFTILGAHVTPLRIRHGVFDVLGFRFGAVAYCTDTNLIPDETWPLLAGLDTLVLDCLRPARHPTHLSLAEALAVAERVGARRTLLTHMGHELGHAAVSAALPAGVELAYDGLEIPLDVAAV, encoded by the coding sequence ATGCGGGACGCGGCGGACAAGGCGGGCACGGCCGGGACCACCGGGGGCGCGGCCGCCACGCCGGTCTGGACCCGGGGCCGCGACATCACCGGCCGGCTCGTGTTCCTGGGAACGGGAACGAGCGTCGGCGTGCCGGTCGTCGGCTGCGGCTGCGGCGTGTGCACGAGTGCCGACCCGCGGGACAAGCGAACGCGGACGAGCGTCGCCGTTGGCCTGCCGGCGGGGCACCTGCTCATCGACACGACCCCTGACCTGCGCGGACAACTCCTCCGGGAAAGCATCGCGCGGATCGATGCGATCCTCTACACCCACGATCACGTGGATCACGTCTACGGCCTCGATGACGTGCGGCCGATCTGCTACGCCGCGGGCCGGCCGGTGCCGGTGTTCTGTGAGGAGCGGGTCGAAACGCGGATCCGCCGGGCCTTCGACTACGCCTTCGAGCCGGTGCCCGCGGCCGGCGGCGGCGTGCCGAAGCTCACCTTCGAGCGGATCTCGACGGCCCCGTTCACCATCCTCGGCGCGCACGTCACGCCGCTCCGGATCCGGCACGGCGTCTTTGACGTGCTCGGCTTCCGCTTCGGCGCCGTCGCCTACTGCACCGACACGAACCTGATCCCGGACGAGACCTGGCCGCTGCTCGCAGGGCTCGACACGCTCGTCCTCGACTGCCTGCGGCCCGCCCGGCATCCGACCCACCTGTCGCTCGCGGAGGCGCTGGCCGTGGCGGAGCGTGTGGGGGCGCGGCGGACGCTGTTGACCCACATGGGGCACGAGCTCGGCCATGCCGCCGTCTCGGCCGCGCTTCCCGCCGGCGTGGAACTCGCCTACGACGGGCTCGAGATCCCTCTCGACGTCGCGGCTGTCTGA
- the trpD gene encoding anthranilate phosphoribosyltransferase has translation MSCLGDAAQSYPKPADDAGAEQAAARSAPMDDSDTRADLAALTSRLRAGRHGAEEEVRRLVAAVLAGAGDLDAFGAWLLALANVGESADEIAGVVTAIRGQMVPVPRPADLVVADTCGTGGDGSASFNISTAVALVVAAAGQPVAKHGNRAVSSRTGSADVLEQLGLPIDAGPAASAASLATLGFCFCLAPLHHPALARVGPLRRSLGRPTVFNLVGPLCNPAGATVQLIGVGRESAREPLAEAARRLGARRTLVVSGRLGVETDARCFDEVSLFGPTDVIEVGPSASRRFRWQPEDFGLVTRPVADLALLAVDGPAASAARIRSVLAGDAGPARDVVVLNAAAVLWAADRAADLIAARLRAEQAIDSGAAARLLESLRAGPLPA, from the coding sequence GTGTCGTGTCTCGGGGACGCGGCGCAATCCTATCCGAAACCGGCCGACGACGCCGGCGCCGAACAGGCCGCGGCCCGCAGTGCACCGATGGACGACAGCGACACCCGCGCCGATCTCGCCGCCCTGACCAGCCGGCTCCGCGCCGGCCGCCATGGCGCGGAGGAGGAAGTACGCCGGCTGGTCGCCGCCGTGCTCGCCGGCGCCGGCGACCTCGACGCCTTCGGTGCCTGGCTGCTCGCGCTGGCAAACGTCGGTGAATCGGCCGACGAGATCGCCGGCGTCGTGACCGCGATCCGCGGGCAGATGGTTCCGGTGCCCCGGCCAGCCGACCTCGTCGTCGCCGACACCTGCGGCACCGGCGGCGACGGCTCGGCGTCGTTCAACATCTCGACGGCGGTCGCCCTCGTCGTCGCGGCGGCGGGGCAGCCGGTGGCGAAGCATGGCAATCGGGCGGTGTCGAGCCGGACCGGATCGGCCGACGTGCTCGAACAGCTCGGCCTGCCGATCGACGCCGGGCCCGCCGCGAGCGCCGCCTCCCTGGCGACGCTCGGCTTTTGCTTCTGCCTCGCGCCCCTGCACCATCCGGCGCTGGCCCGCGTCGGGCCGCTGCGCCGGTCGCTCGGGCGGCCCACGGTGTTCAATCTCGTCGGCCCGCTCTGCAACCCGGCCGGCGCGACGGTGCAGCTGATCGGCGTGGGCAGGGAGTCGGCCCGCGAGCCGCTGGCCGAGGCGGCCCGGCGGCTCGGCGCCCGCCGCACGCTCGTTGTCTCGGGCCGGCTGGGCGTGGAAACCGACGCCCGCTGCTTCGACGAAGTGAGCCTGTTCGGCCCCACCGATGTGATCGAGGTCGGCCCCTCCGCGAGCCGGCGGTTTCGCTGGCAGCCCGAGGACTTTGGGCTCGTGACCCGGCCCGTCGCCGACCTCGCGCTCCTCGCGGTGGACGGTCCTGCCGCCAGCGCCGCCCGGATTCGCAGCGTGCTCGCCGGCGACGCCGGACCGGCGCGGGACGTGGTCGTCCTCAACGCCGCCGCCGTTCTCTGGGCCGCCGACCGCGCCGCCGACCTGATCGCGGCCCGGCTCCGGGCCGAGCAGGCGATCGACTCGGGGGCTGCCGCGCGGCTGCTCGAGTCGCTGCGGGCCGGCCCGCTACCGGCCTGA